One genomic window of Methanosalsum zhilinae DSM 4017 includes the following:
- the ahbA gene encoding siroheme decarboxylase subunit alpha, giving the protein MIPLDETDKDILNAIQFGFPMDVKPFEKLGERLEIKEEEVLRRIRRLNKAGAIRRIGPIINTKQLGGVSTLAAVSVPEANIDKAAEYINQYPEVSHNYLRPDKYNIWFTVSADDENRLNEILEDIEKETDCPLINLPTVRLFKIGVMFNIR; this is encoded by the coding sequence ATGATCCCACTGGATGAAACTGATAAAGATATCCTGAATGCGATCCAGTTTGGTTTCCCCATGGATGTGAAGCCATTTGAAAAATTGGGAGAGCGGTTGGAAATTAAAGAAGAAGAGGTACTGAGGCGGATCAGAAGGCTGAATAAGGCCGGCGCGATCCGGCGTATCGGACCAATCATCAACACAAAGCAACTGGGCGGGGTAAGTACACTGGCTGCGGTCAGTGTGCCTGAAGCAAATATCGATAAAGCTGCAGAATATATAAACCAGTATCCTGAGGTATCACACAATTATCTTCGTCCGGACAAATACAATATATGGTTCACTGTATCTGCAGATGATGAAAACAGGCTTAATGAGATACTCGAAGATATTGAAAAAGAGACAGATTGTCCACTCATAAACCTTCCTACAGTACGATTGTTTAAAATTGGAGTAATGTTTAACATCAGGTGA
- a CDS encoding precorrin-2 dehydrogenase/sirohydrochlorin ferrochelatase family protein, whose protein sequence is MKNERKFVPLMIDLSNRNIIIFGGGKVGERKAVLFSECSRTTVISSDFTDVLTEMGKRNKVNLIEMELSYLQDTEIKKLLSSAFLVITATSDHKLNLRIANIAKGLDILVNEVDDAGDVVVPSVIKHGELIIGISTSGSSPAVSKYTRHQIEKLITPEYADMIRIQQSIREYLKQNVPEQMKRKDILWQILESRDIWTQLSDSYEKAYDQALKIAEDHISSGKHINE, encoded by the coding sequence ATGAAAAATGAAAGAAAATTCGTTCCACTTATGATCGATCTAAGTAACAGGAACATTATAATCTTTGGCGGAGGAAAAGTAGGTGAGCGCAAAGCAGTCCTGTTTTCAGAATGTTCCAGAACCACAGTCATCAGTTCAGATTTTACAGATGTTTTGACTGAAATGGGTAAAAGGAACAAAGTAAATCTTATTGAGATGGAACTCAGCTACCTGCAGGATACAGAAATTAAAAAGTTGCTATCCTCTGCTTTTCTTGTAATTACTGCAACGAGTGACCATAAACTGAATTTGAGAATTGCAAATATTGCAAAGGGATTGGACATCCTTGTAAATGAAGTTGATGATGCAGGTGATGTTGTAGTACCATCGGTTATAAAACATGGAGAACTCATTATCGGAATATCCACATCTGGATCAAGTCCTGCAGTTTCAAAATATACCCGCCACCAAATCGAAAAACTGATAACCCCTGAATATGCTGATATGATCAGAATTCAACAAAGCATAAGAGAGTATCTAAAACAAAATGTTCCAGAGCAGATGAAAAGAAAGGATATTTTATGGCAGATACTTGAAAGCAGAGACATATGGACGCAGTTATCCGATTCCTATGAAAAAGCATATGATCAGGCCCTTAAAATAGCTGAGGATCATATTTCATCAGGAAAACATATCAATGAATAA
- the ahbB gene encoding siroheme decarboxylase subunit beta, with amino-acid sequence MKDIYIQLLRITQDGIPFTSRPFKDAAAELNISEEEVVDLIKKMQSEGIIRRFGASIGHRVLGITANAMCTWNVPDERVEEVGKIMAGFNEVTHCYERPRYPDWPYNLFTMVHSYTKEDCIRTAEDISKATGIEDYKLLFSEKEFKKTGIRI; translated from the coding sequence ATGAAAGATATATATATCCAGCTTCTCAGAATTACCCAGGATGGAATTCCATTTACTTCCAGACCCTTCAAAGATGCTGCAGCAGAACTGAACATCAGTGAAGAAGAAGTCGTTGATCTGATAAAGAAGATGCAGAGTGAAGGAATAATCCGAAGATTTGGAGCTTCAATAGGCCACCGTGTATTAGGAATAACTGCAAACGCAATGTGTACATGGAACGTGCCTGATGAAAGAGTGGAAGAGGTTGGCAAAATAATGGCTGGATTCAATGAGGTCACACACTGTTATGAGAGACCAAGATATCCTGATTGGCCCTACAATCTGTTTACAATGGTCCATTCCTATACAAAAGAGGACTGCATCAGGACAGCTGAAGATATATCAAAGGCAACAGGTATAGAAGATTACAAGCTTCTGTTCAGCGAAAAGGAATTCAAAAAGACCGGAATCCGGATTTAA
- the hemA gene encoding glutamyl-tRNA reductase — protein MTEIASMVITHAKACVEEMECALHDHDLEDILKHLHSQEHIEECVVLKTCNRVEIYVVSSEGINVLAQFAEEMGIPSRIVEFHEHDDSLDHLLRLACGLESMIVGEDQILGQIKELYLTAKKAGATGQILDTAFRKATQVGKRVRNETNINKGAVSIGSAAVDLAEEIIGNLRGKRILVIGAGEMGTLVARALTNREIDVIYIANRTFKRAQILASELGGMAVPYDYVRDCIKSADVVISATAAPHYVLTKNIVEQAMKEREQPLLLIDIANPRDIEDDVGDIPNVNLHNIDSLRVINEKNIRMRMEEAKKAEILIKQERELLDIQYKRQKADGIISKLYSELYSVRENEKTRAINRLSAYHTIGEIETSVIDDLTHALVNKILAEPTKVLRAAAENGDDELLESVCRLFDVDTENK, from the coding sequence GTGACAGAAATTGCAAGTATGGTCATAACACATGCAAAAGCCTGTGTGGAAGAAATGGAATGTGCATTGCATGATCATGACCTGGAGGATATACTGAAACATCTTCATTCACAGGAGCACATTGAAGAATGTGTCGTACTTAAAACATGCAACCGTGTTGAAATATATGTAGTATCTTCAGAGGGGATCAATGTTCTTGCACAGTTTGCAGAAGAGATGGGAATTCCCTCCAGGATTGTTGAATTTCATGAGCATGACGATTCACTTGATCATTTACTCAGGCTGGCATGTGGTCTGGAGTCAATGATCGTAGGAGAAGATCAGATACTTGGACAGATTAAGGAACTGTACCTGACTGCCAAAAAGGCTGGAGCTACGGGTCAAATCCTGGATACAGCATTCAGAAAAGCCACACAGGTTGGCAAAAGAGTACGAAATGAAACAAATATCAATAAAGGAGCCGTATCTATTGGATCCGCAGCAGTTGACCTTGCTGAAGAGATAATAGGTAATCTGAGGGGAAAAAGAATACTGGTTATTGGTGCCGGTGAAATGGGGACACTTGTAGCAAGGGCACTTACAAACAGGGAAATTGATGTAATATATATTGCCAACCGTACCTTCAAAAGGGCGCAGATCCTTGCAAGTGAGCTGGGTGGTATGGCAGTCCCTTATGATTACGTAAGAGATTGCATCAAATCTGCAGATGTTGTAATAAGTGCAACTGCGGCACCCCATTATGTTCTTACGAAAAATATCGTTGAGCAGGCCATGAAAGAGAGAGAACAGCCACTTCTTCTTATTGACATTGCAAATCCACGTGACATTGAAGATGATGTTGGAGATATCCCTAATGTAAATCTTCACAACATTGACAGTTTGCGGGTGATTAATGAAAAGAACATTCGCATGAGAATGGAAGAAGCAAAAAAGGCGGAAATTCTTATCAAACAGGAACGTGAACTGCTGGATATCCAGTACAAGCGCCAGAAAGCAGATGGAATTATTTCAAAATTGTATTCAGAACTGTACAGTGTTCGCGAAAATGAGAAGACACGTGCAATAAATCGTTTATCTGCATATCATACAATCGGTGAGATCGAGACAAGTGTAATTGATGATCTGACCCATGCCCTTGTAAATAAAATACTTGCAGAACCTACAAAGGTGTTGAGAGCAGCTGCCGAAAATGGTGACGATGAACTACTGGAATCGGTCTGTCGACTCTTTGATGTTGATACAGAAAATAAGTAG
- the hemB gene encoding porphobilinogen synthase: MFPQVRMRRLRSANIQRMVCETTLSTDDIIYPMFIDENISTPQKIPSMPGIYRLPPSQAASDAKEASDLGIPAVILFGIPEKKDEKGSSACGDDDVVQKAAREIKNELGKDMAIITDVCLCEYTTHGHCGVVNYESEEVLNDPTLDILGQVAVSHAKAGADMVAPSGMMDGMIKAIRSSLDSNNYSNIPIMSYAAKYSSTFYGPFRDAADSGYSFGDRSGYQMNPANSNEALREVELDIKEGADIVMVKPALPYLDILYRIKDTFKIPTAAYNVSGEYSMLKAAAQNGWLDERSVMYESLLSIKRAGADMIITYFAKDIARLLK, translated from the coding sequence ATGTTTCCACAGGTCAGAATGAGAAGGCTTAGAAGTGCAAATATACAGAGAATGGTTTGTGAGACTACATTAAGTACGGATGATATAATTTATCCTATGTTTATTGATGAAAACATATCCACACCACAGAAGATACCATCAATGCCTGGTATTTATAGACTCCCGCCAAGCCAAGCTGCCAGTGATGCAAAGGAAGCTTCAGATCTTGGAATACCCGCAGTCATTCTTTTCGGGATACCTGAAAAAAAAGATGAAAAGGGATCATCTGCATGTGGAGATGATGATGTGGTCCAGAAAGCTGCCAGGGAGATCAAAAATGAACTGGGAAAGGATATGGCCATAATTACCGATGTTTGCCTTTGCGAATATACCACCCACGGACACTGCGGGGTTGTTAATTATGAATCCGAGGAGGTCCTGAACGATCCGACACTTGATATTCTGGGACAGGTTGCAGTCAGTCATGCAAAAGCAGGAGCTGACATGGTTGCACCTTCTGGTATGATGGACGGGATGATCAAAGCTATCAGATCCTCCCTTGACAGCAACAATTATTCGAATATACCCATAATGTCATATGCTGCAAAATATTCATCTACCTTTTACGGACCATTCCGGGACGCAGCTGATTCAGGATACTCCTTTGGGGACAGGTCAGGTTACCAGATGAATCCTGCAAATTCAAATGAGGCACTGAGGGAAGTTGAGCTGGATATAAAAGAAGGGGCGGATATTGTTATGGTAAAGCCGGCCCTCCCATATCTTGATATCCTTTACCGGATAAAGGACACTTTTAAAATACCAACCGCTGCCTACAATGTGAGTGGAGAGTATTCAATGCTCAAAGCTGCTGCACAGAACGGGTGGCTGGACGAAAGATCAGTTATGTATGAATCCCTTCTATCGATCAAAAGGGCAGGAGCTGATATGATCATTACCTACTTTGCAAAGGATATTGCACGTTTACTTAAATAA